The proteins below are encoded in one region of Effusibacillus dendaii:
- the hyi gene encoding hydroxypyruvate isomerase — MFTFSANLSTLFTEVPFLNRFAKAKQAGFACIEFQFPYEIEPELIKREMELHQLKLVLFNFPPGNWQKGDRGISICADRQQEFRDSVEEAIRYAKTLNCPRLHCMAGILPNGWEEKEAWQVYKENLRFAAARLADHQITLLIEPINRYDMPGYLLSDLKHAYELICELDMPNVKIQYDFYHMQRIQGELIASYQTYKDAIGHIQIADNPGRHEPGTGEINYPNIFRFLKEIGYEGYIGLEYTPKESSDTSFKWLADAVDLARRGV, encoded by the coding sequence GTGTTTACGTTTTCAGCCAATCTTTCCACTTTGTTTACTGAAGTGCCATTTCTCAACCGGTTTGCAAAAGCCAAACAAGCAGGGTTTGCATGTATTGAATTCCAATTTCCTTATGAGATTGAACCGGAATTGATCAAACGCGAGATGGAACTTCACCAGTTAAAACTGGTATTGTTTAACTTCCCACCGGGAAATTGGCAAAAAGGCGATCGAGGCATTTCAATTTGCGCTGATCGACAACAGGAATTCCGTGATTCGGTAGAGGAAGCCATTCGGTATGCGAAGACTCTGAACTGTCCAAGATTGCATTGCATGGCAGGGATTCTTCCGAATGGATGGGAGGAAAAAGAAGCGTGGCAAGTTTATAAAGAAAATTTGCGGTTTGCTGCGGCTCGTCTCGCCGACCACCAAATTACCCTGCTGATTGAACCGATCAACCGATACGATATGCCGGGCTATCTGCTGTCCGATTTGAAACATGCTTATGAACTGATTTGTGAGTTGGACATGCCAAATGTAAAGATACAGTACGATTTTTACCACATGCAACGGATTCAGGGAGAACTCATTGCTTCCTACCAAACATATAAAGATGCGATAGGACACATTCAAATTGCCGATAATCCGGGACGACACGAACCGGGTACTGGAGAAATCAACTATCCAAATATTTTCCGTTTTTTGAAAGAGATAGGTTACGAAGGGTATATCGGCTTGGAATATACGCCGAAAGAATCGAGCGATACAAGTTTCAAATGGCTGGCAGATGCGGTAGACTTAGCGCGAAGAGGTGTGTAA
- a CDS encoding NAD(P)-dependent oxidoreductase, producing the protein MNRKRIGFIGLGVMGSRMTRRLLNAGYEVIVYNRTPEKMGPILQQGATAASDISSLAKQSDVICTCLSMPSDVKAVYEGPDGILANSRPQTVCIDFTTVGMDTSIDLANQAKAKQIDYLDAPVSGGPEGAEQGSLTIMVGGNKTAFEQVSQILNVLGQNIQYLGDSGLGSVAKLINQYLVAAHSLAASEAMVTGVALGLRAEQLYDILRTSYGDSRMLRRHMETYVLPRNFEPGGALKYVLKDVNLAIELFAKIGLQPRTGNSAVEVLNLAVEQGLADLDMSAIIQPLEKQCEVVVKKQSGNA; encoded by the coding sequence ATGAACAGGAAACGAATTGGGTTTATCGGTCTTGGGGTTATGGGATCCCGTATGACAAGACGGCTGCTTAACGCGGGTTATGAGGTGATCGTCTATAACCGCACCCCGGAAAAAATGGGACCGATTCTACAACAAGGTGCGACTGCCGCATCCGACATCAGTTCACTTGCAAAACAGTCGGATGTGATCTGCACCTGTCTTTCGATGCCAAGTGATGTGAAGGCCGTCTATGAAGGACCGGATGGAATACTTGCAAACAGCAGACCGCAAACGGTATGCATTGATTTTACAACAGTCGGGATGGACACCAGCATAGACTTAGCCAACCAGGCAAAAGCCAAACAGATCGATTACTTGGACGCACCTGTCAGCGGCGGACCGGAGGGAGCCGAACAGGGATCGTTGACGATTATGGTGGGCGGCAACAAGACCGCTTTTGAACAGGTATCGCAGATATTGAATGTGTTGGGTCAAAACATTCAATATCTGGGGGACTCGGGGCTTGGCAGTGTGGCCAAATTGATCAATCAATACTTGGTGGCGGCTCATTCGCTGGCTGCTTCGGAAGCCATGGTGACCGGTGTGGCACTGGGACTTCGCGCCGAGCAGCTATATGATATTTTGCGGACCAGTTACGGAGACAGCCGCATGCTGCGACGCCATATGGAAACGTATGTGCTGCCGCGCAATTTTGAACCGGGCGGGGCGCTCAAATACGTTCTGAAAGATGTCAATCTAGCAATCGAATTGTTTGCCAAAATCGGTCTGCAGCCGCGCACCGGAAACAGCGCCGTAGAGGTGTTAAATCTCGCAGTGGAACAAGGGCTGGCCGATTTGGATATGTCAGCCATCATTCAACCTTTGGAAAAACAATGTGAGGTCGTTGTAAAAAAGCAATCAGGAAACGCTTGA
- a CDS encoding (Fe-S)-binding protein, with protein MKVALFVTCLADVFFPDVGKSVVQVLESQGVEVVFPPDQTCCGQVTFNSGYWEDSKKSAKHFIEVFENEEYIIAPSGSCASMIRLHYPKLFEDEPNWKKRAEQVAERVYEFSEFLVHVLGLEQLQASFPAKATYHQSCHMGRGLGLINEPLQVLSKVEGLQIEPLPNQEDCCGFGGTFSVKMPEISVAMASEKIKHINESGADLVITSDLGCLMHIGGFAKRQGNGIRMLHVAEVLANQKG; from the coding sequence ATGAAAGTTGCTTTGTTTGTGACCTGCCTGGCCGATGTGTTTTTTCCGGACGTCGGCAAAAGTGTGGTGCAGGTTCTTGAATCACAGGGAGTAGAAGTCGTGTTTCCGCCGGATCAAACCTGTTGCGGACAGGTTACGTTCAACAGCGGATATTGGGAAGACAGCAAAAAATCGGCTAAACATTTCATCGAAGTATTCGAAAACGAAGAGTATATCATTGCTCCATCCGGCTCCTGCGCCAGTATGATCCGGCTGCATTATCCCAAATTGTTCGAAGATGAACCAAACTGGAAAAAAAGGGCGGAACAGGTCGCGGAGCGCGTCTATGAGTTTTCCGAGTTTCTCGTTCATGTGCTGGGCCTCGAACAGTTACAGGCCTCCTTCCCGGCGAAAGCTACCTACCACCAATCCTGTCATATGGGTCGTGGTTTGGGGTTAATCAACGAACCGCTGCAGGTTTTGTCCAAGGTGGAAGGACTGCAAATCGAACCACTCCCGAATCAGGAAGATTGTTGTGGATTTGGCGGCACTTTTTCGGTCAAAATGCCGGAAATTTCAGTTGCCATGGCGAGTGAAAAAATAAAACATATCAACGAATCCGGAGCCGATTTGGTCATCACGTCTGATTTGGGATGTTTGATGCATATCGGAGGTTTTGCGAAGCGGCAAGGGAATGGTATTCGCATGCTGCATGTGGCAGAAGTGCTAGCGAATCAAAAGGGGTGA
- a CDS encoding LutB/LldF family L-lactate oxidation iron-sulfur protein — MSMPNQTFRTRVSEGLQDAYRRNVVGKVQDYFRAMRNNIFEELGNVEEWRERAAQIRSHTIENLDAYLEMFSENIQKNGGHVAFAADAAEANRYIQSVAKQHEVKTVVKSKSMVTEEIHLNGALEDIGVEVFETDLGEFIIQLDNDRPSHIVGPAMHKSKQQVAEIFSKKAGETLPADAQELGRFAREYLRDKFFRADMGITGCNFGVAESGSVVIVSNEGNVEMTSSLPRVHVVVMGMERLVPSWEELDVLISLLPRSATGQRTISYATAIHGPKRENDLDGPEEWHVVIVDNGRSKLLGTKYQQALNCIRCGNCSNVCPVYRHIGGHAYGGVYNGPIGAVITPLMENLPEWKELAFASSLCGACTEACPVKIPLHEYLIELRHDVTETSEDTWSERMVAHLFGTATAHPSLYEMGQKAARLPFLSSAAGPMKAWQENRDLPEPAKQTFRDWWRQHKGGER, encoded by the coding sequence ATGTCGATGCCGAATCAAACCTTCCGGACAAGAGTATCAGAGGGGTTGCAGGATGCGTACCGACGAAACGTTGTGGGCAAAGTGCAGGATTATTTCCGGGCGATGCGCAATAACATTTTCGAGGAACTTGGCAATGTAGAGGAATGGCGGGAACGGGCAGCGCAAATCCGATCCCATACGATTGAAAATCTGGACGCCTACCTGGAAATGTTCTCCGAAAACATTCAAAAAAATGGCGGCCATGTAGCATTTGCCGCTGACGCTGCAGAGGCAAACCGCTATATTCAATCGGTCGCGAAACAACACGAGGTCAAAACGGTGGTCAAATCCAAATCGATGGTGACGGAAGAAATCCACCTGAACGGCGCGTTGGAGGATATCGGGGTGGAAGTATTCGAAACAGATTTAGGGGAATTTATTATACAACTGGACAACGACCGACCGTCACATATTGTCGGACCGGCCATGCACAAATCAAAACAGCAGGTGGCCGAGATTTTTTCAAAAAAAGCGGGCGAAACTTTGCCGGCCGATGCACAAGAGTTAGGACGGTTTGCCCGGGAATATCTGCGGGACAAATTTTTCAGGGCGGATATGGGAATTACCGGCTGCAATTTCGGAGTGGCCGAATCCGGTTCGGTTGTGATTGTCAGCAATGAGGGAAATGTCGAAATGACCAGTTCTCTCCCGCGTGTGCATGTGGTGGTGATGGGAATGGAACGTCTGGTTCCAAGCTGGGAGGAATTGGACGTGTTAATTAGTCTGCTGCCAAGAAGCGCCACCGGGCAAAGAACGATCAGTTACGCAACGGCCATACATGGCCCGAAACGGGAAAATGATCTGGATGGACCGGAAGAGTGGCATGTGGTGATTGTTGACAACGGCCGTTCCAAACTACTGGGAACCAAATATCAACAGGCGTTAAACTGCATCCGTTGCGGGAATTGTTCGAATGTTTGCCCCGTGTACCGGCACATCGGCGGGCATGCTTACGGGGGCGTCTACAACGGTCCAATTGGCGCAGTCATTACGCCTCTGATGGAAAATTTGCCGGAGTGGAAAGAACTTGCCTTTGCTTCCAGTTTGTGCGGAGCTTGCACCGAAGCCTGTCCAGTCAAGATTCCGCTCCACGAGTATCTGATTGAACTGCGTCACGATGTGACGGAAACTTCAGAAGATACATGGTCGGAACGAATGGTGGCCCATTTGTTTGGAACGGCCACTGCCCATCCTTCTTTGTATGAAATGGGGCAAAAAGCAGCCCGGTTGCCCTTTTTGTCATCTGCAGCCGGTCCGATGAAAGCATGGCAGGAGAATCGGGACTTGCCAGAACCCGCCAAACAGACGTTTCGCGACTGGTGGAGACAGCACAAAGGGGGAGAACGTTGA
- a CDS encoding LutC/YkgG family protein — translation MEQPQFLDQVAARLGRPRRHASQIVKLNYRTNPWDSYCEGKTADDFCRIFQEALTSQSAKVIVVTDRNQMYEELQTVLEKGAVKRVAIWDDPRLNDLQLESFFAEQGIACTRWSGENDQRQLTMQVEASQLGITWADAACAETGTIVLQNRAGKGRLVSLLPQTHLVFVKKEQIHARWSGIMQEMHRMTETNTLPSYTNFISGPTTSADIALEIVKGVHGPKHLVVMVVDF, via the coding sequence ATGGAACAGCCGCAATTTCTCGATCAAGTAGCAGCCCGGTTGGGACGGCCCAGACGTCATGCAAGCCAAATTGTGAAACTAAATTATCGGACGAATCCTTGGGATTCCTATTGTGAAGGGAAAACGGCAGATGATTTTTGCCGGATTTTTCAGGAGGCGTTGACATCCCAATCTGCCAAAGTGATCGTAGTAACCGACCGCAACCAAATGTATGAGGAGCTGCAAACAGTTCTTGAAAAAGGAGCTGTCAAGCGAGTGGCCATATGGGACGATCCGCGACTGAACGACCTGCAGTTAGAATCGTTTTTCGCGGAGCAGGGAATTGCATGCACCCGTTGGTCAGGAGAAAACGACCAACGTCAGTTGACGATGCAGGTGGAAGCTTCGCAATTGGGTATTACATGGGCAGATGCCGCTTGTGCGGAAACAGGCACGATCGTTTTGCAGAACCGTGCCGGAAAAGGACGCCTTGTCAGCCTTCTGCCGCAAACCCATCTGGTTTTTGTGAAAAAGGAGCAAATTCATGCAAGGTGGTCCGGGATTATGCAGGAAATGCATCGCATGACGGAAACAAACACGCTGCCGTCGTACACCAATTTTATCTCCGGTCCCACCACGAGTGCCGATATTGCCCTCGAAATTGTGAAAGGTGTGCACGGCCCGAAACATCTTGTGGTGATGGTTGTTGATTTTTAA
- a CDS encoding aldo/keto reductase: MNYKKLGRTGLQVSTLCLGTMSFGRWIDEKTSNAILQQALEHGINFIDTANFYGKGQDAEQPVGTGECEEILGRALKGRRHDVVLATKVGLAMGYGPNQSGLSRVHIMHQAEESLRRLQTDYIDLYQVHRFDPRTPLEETLRALDDLVRQGKVRYIGCSNFAAWQIAKSYAISETRNLEKFVSVQPQYSLLVRDIEAELLPFCQSENVGVIVYSPMARGMLSGKYKSSDDVPEESRAFHGERNLYKLFTPNNFRLVERLRPVAEESGLTVAQFALAWVLSNPQITSAIVGATKTGHVSSAVEAGQYTFSNELKEKVNQVLHDHTGGKE; this comes from the coding sequence ATGAATTATAAAAAATTGGGCAGAACGGGATTGCAGGTATCCACATTATGCCTGGGAACCATGAGTTTTGGCAGGTGGATTGATGAAAAAACGTCAAATGCAATTTTGCAGCAAGCGCTTGAACATGGGATTAACTTTATCGATACCGCGAATTTCTATGGAAAAGGGCAAGATGCAGAGCAGCCCGTTGGTACCGGCGAGTGCGAAGAGATTTTAGGCCGCGCCTTAAAAGGTCGCAGGCACGATGTCGTACTGGCAACCAAAGTAGGATTGGCGATGGGGTATGGTCCCAACCAATCCGGTTTGTCGCGGGTTCATATCATGCATCAGGCGGAAGAGTCGCTGCGCCGTTTGCAGACCGATTATATCGACCTTTATCAGGTGCATCGTTTTGACCCCCGCACACCGCTGGAAGAAACCCTGCGGGCGCTGGACGATTTGGTCCGTCAAGGGAAGGTCCGATATATCGGCTGTTCCAACTTTGCCGCCTGGCAAATCGCAAAATCCTATGCGATCAGTGAAACACGTAATCTCGAAAAATTTGTATCGGTCCAACCCCAGTACAGTTTATTGGTGAGAGATATTGAGGCGGAGCTGCTTCCCTTTTGCCAGTCTGAAAATGTCGGTGTGATCGTGTACAGTCCGATGGCACGCGGCATGTTATCAGGAAAATACAAAAGCTCAGATGATGTGCCGGAGGAAAGCCGCGCGTTTCACGGTGAACGAAACCTGTATAAGCTGTTTACCCCTAACAACTTCAGGTTAGTGGAGCGGCTGCGTCCTGTTGCGGAGGAAAGTGGGCTCACAGTGGCCCAGTTTGCCCTTGCCTGGGTACTCAGCAACCCACAGATCACTTCCGCAATCGTAGGCGCTACCAAAACCGGACATGTATCGTCTGCCGTTGAAGCAGGTCAGTACACCTTTTCCAACGAATTAAAAGAGAAGGTAAATCAGGTCTTACACGACCACACAGGAGGAAAGGAATAA
- a CDS encoding DUF3298 domain-containing protein, with protein MSTNRIRAKMAASFTAGVLLTIGGVAFADHIEAVSGAYKFVVNGIDKTPPDYSNSSFQQNSPVSLAYNGRAYVSIRFLSKLLGLPVDYDESNQAIQIGSRTIAASGPLQNVTIQKIDWQSEDSRLKISYPHINGLPDQQVQDKINALLKQQAQYTQNDPNLVDYTANYEVKLQKGNLVTFLFNSYVYTGGAHGMPDRKAVMVNLETGETYQMKDLFQENSEYLKVLSDLVRAKDTDHRLDIFKPFPGVTEQDGFYVTDDGVVVYFYPYEHTPYAYGFPEYKISFDELKNIIDTQGSLWKSFNP; from the coding sequence ATGTCCACAAACAGGATACGAGCCAAAATGGCAGCCAGTTTTACGGCAGGCGTGTTGTTAACCATTGGCGGAGTTGCTTTCGCTGATCATATAGAGGCTGTTTCTGGCGCGTACAAATTTGTAGTGAACGGGATCGATAAAACACCGCCCGACTACTCGAACTCATCATTCCAGCAAAACTCACCCGTTTCACTTGCCTATAACGGGAGAGCGTATGTATCCATTCGGTTCCTTTCCAAACTGCTGGGACTTCCGGTTGATTATGACGAAAGCAATCAGGCTATCCAGATTGGCAGCCGTACGATCGCCGCAAGCGGCCCTTTGCAAAATGTAACCATTCAGAAGATCGATTGGCAATCCGAAGATTCCCGGCTGAAAATCTCTTATCCTCACATCAATGGATTGCCCGATCAGCAGGTACAGGATAAAATCAACGCGTTGTTGAAACAACAGGCGCAATATACCCAGAACGACCCGAATCTGGTTGACTATACGGCCAATTACGAAGTCAAATTGCAAAAAGGAAATTTGGTCACGTTCCTGTTTAACAGCTATGTGTACACCGGGGGCGCGCACGGCATGCCGGACCGGAAAGCGGTAATGGTCAATCTGGAAACAGGAGAGACCTATCAAATGAAAGATCTGTTTCAAGAAAACAGCGAGTATCTGAAGGTGCTCAGCGATTTGGTCCGGGCGAAAGATACGGACCACCGCCTGGATATTTTCAAGCCGTTTCCGGGTGTCACGGAACAAGACGGTTTTTATGTGACAGACGACGGTGTGGTGGTATATTTCTATCCTTATGAGCACACTCCGTATGCGTATGGGTTTCCGGAATATAAAATCTCATTTGATGAATTAAAAAATATCATCGACACACAAGGCTCTCTCTGGAAATCCTTTAATCCGTAA
- a CDS encoding histidine phosphatase family protein: MKLYLVRHGESEHNVDRFRMAEIHDSKHSLTELGVKQAQLTARFLKDLLQGSTVLYVSPYRRTMQTARAIHALLPESTPFFENPLLREWELGNLYDFNNRTPEAKREFKAAGPFYFRYQNGESLADVYLRSAMFMHTVVNPLIQRQRYENMVVVTHAAFIQTMLAFLMNWPVEQLEGFQPVENASVIAVQEQQGEYQYEKIFVPVVTD, translated from the coding sequence TTGAAACTTTATCTGGTTCGTCATGGTGAATCTGAGCATAATGTGGATCGTTTTCGAATGGCGGAAATTCACGATTCCAAGCATAGCCTTACCGAATTGGGAGTCAAACAGGCGCAGTTGACCGCCCGATTTTTAAAAGATCTTCTGCAAGGAAGCACCGTATTATATGTATCGCCTTATCGGCGCACGATGCAGACAGCCAGAGCGATTCACGCACTGCTGCCGGAATCTACCCCATTCTTTGAAAATCCACTGCTTCGCGAATGGGAACTGGGAAATTTATACGATTTCAACAACCGCACACCGGAGGCAAAAAGAGAGTTTAAAGCGGCAGGTCCTTTTTATTTTCGGTATCAAAACGGGGAATCGCTGGCGGATGTGTATCTTCGCTCTGCTATGTTCATGCATACCGTTGTAAATCCTCTTATCCAGCGACAACGTTATGAAAATATGGTTGTCGTAACCCATGCCGCTTTTATTCAAACGATGCTGGCCTTTTTGATGAATTGGCCGGTCGAACAACTGGAGGGCTTTCAACCTGTCGAAAACGCATCTGTAATCGCCGTGCAGGAACAACAGGGCGAGTATCAGTACGAGAAGATTTTTGTGCCTGTTGTTACGGATTAA
- a CDS encoding cyclase family protein has product MKIIDLTRVIQEGMAQHPAHGKSPVFLSGTRSHDFWKRLEYPNPYDPDDCVSFQNEQIIVCGHTGTHMDSCFHADPESGYTIDRMPLECGFGNAIWLDVSHKFKPKGQISAKDLQEAEFRSGASILPNDIVLIHTGWSSVTDPAEYSTHFMGLAKDAGEWLREKKVRTVGIDSCNLDAHDMAHPVHMNFLRPRSLGLDNSDFIAIIENLVHIDQIPKARFLFSGAPIPYLGATGGQIRAMAIIES; this is encoded by the coding sequence ATGAAAATCATTGATTTGACGAGAGTCATTCAGGAAGGAATGGCGCAACATCCGGCGCATGGCAAGTCGCCTGTATTTTTGTCGGGAACACGCAGTCACGACTTTTGGAAACGGTTGGAATATCCCAATCCATATGATCCTGACGATTGCGTATCCTTCCAAAACGAACAGATTATTGTATGCGGTCATACAGGAACTCACATGGATTCCTGCTTTCATGCGGATCCTGAAAGCGGTTACACGATTGACCGCATGCCGCTTGAATGCGGGTTTGGGAACGCGATCTGGCTCGATGTTTCCCATAAATTCAAACCGAAAGGACAGATTTCCGCAAAAGATTTGCAAGAGGCGGAATTTCGTTCCGGCGCTTCCATTCTTCCGAACGATATCGTGTTGATTCATACGGGCTGGTCTTCCGTTACAGATCCGGCGGAGTACTCGACCCATTTTATGGGACTGGCGAAAGACGCCGGTGAATGGCTGCGTGAGAAAAAAGTCAGGACGGTCGGGATTGATTCCTGCAATCTGGATGCACATGATATGGCGCATCCGGTGCATATGAATTTTTTGCGGCCGCGTTCCCTTGGACTCGATAACTCCGATTTTATCGCCATCATTGAAAATCTTGTGCATATCGACCAAATTCCGAAAGCCCGATTCCTGTTTTCCGGTGCTCCGATTCCGTATCTGGGAGCGACAGGAGGACAGATCCGGGCGATGGCAATCATCGAATCATAA
- a CDS encoding acetoacetate--CoA ligase, with translation MTILTEGTVLWQPSEDRVNESGVQKFINWLAQNKGLIFTDYHSLWNWSVDSLEDFWESVWEYLNIRSSTAYPAVLEKRVMPGAKWFTGARLNYAEHVFRNVRDTQPAVLFQSEHVPLTEISWAELEQKTASIAKTLREYGVKPGDRVVGYIPNIPQAIIAFLACASIGAIWSSCSPDFGTPSVVDRFKQIEPKVLFAVDGYRYNGKSFDRKSVVAELQESLPSLQKTIFVPYLHEHSNTDGLENAVLFPDLLEEKAELAYEQLPFDHPLWILYSSGTTGIPKAIVHPQGGIILQHLTTFCIQNALTPEDRFFWFTTTGWMMWNYLVSTLLVGATVVQYDGSPAYPGSHVLWELAEKSGITFMGISPAFISICMKSGIRPGDQYDLSKLKGIGVTGAPLTSDGFHWTYQHVKKDLWLNSTSGGTDVCTAFVGGTPSLPVRAGEIQCRVLGVKAEAFDDNGNSVVDEVGELVITLPMPTMPVYFWNDPDGTRYRESYFDMYPGYWRHGDWIKIKSGGGCVIYGRSDSTINRQGVRMGTSEIYQAVEGVDEVIDSLVVDLEHLGRQSFLPCFVVLKEGVSLTEELKKTIKDRVRQFVSPRHVPDEIYQVSQIPRTLNGKKMEVPIRKILLGFPIEKAVNPDSMGNPESLPFFIELARTLNH, from the coding sequence ATGACAATACTCACAGAAGGAACGGTACTTTGGCAACCGAGTGAAGACCGGGTAAACGAATCAGGCGTGCAAAAATTTATCAACTGGCTGGCTCAAAATAAAGGTCTGATCTTTACGGACTACCATTCGTTATGGAATTGGTCAGTCGATTCGTTGGAAGATTTTTGGGAGAGCGTTTGGGAATACCTCAATATCCGGTCATCCACGGCCTATCCGGCAGTGCTGGAAAAACGTGTGATGCCCGGAGCCAAGTGGTTTACCGGCGCCAGGCTCAACTACGCCGAACATGTGTTTCGCAATGTGCGGGACACCCAGCCGGCTGTCTTATTCCAATCGGAGCATGTTCCACTCACCGAAATCTCCTGGGCGGAACTGGAACAAAAAACAGCTTCCATTGCGAAAACGCTGCGTGAATATGGCGTAAAGCCGGGGGATCGGGTCGTCGGATACATACCGAATATCCCGCAGGCAATCATCGCTTTTTTGGCATGTGCCAGCATTGGCGCGATTTGGTCAAGCTGCTCGCCTGATTTTGGAACCCCGAGCGTTGTTGACCGGTTTAAACAGATCGAACCGAAAGTGCTTTTCGCGGTAGACGGATATCGTTACAACGGCAAATCATTTGATCGAAAATCGGTTGTGGCAGAACTGCAAGAATCGCTCCCCAGCTTGCAAAAGACGATTTTCGTTCCGTATCTCCACGAGCATTCGAACACGGACGGATTGGAAAACGCAGTCCTGTTCCCGGATCTTCTGGAGGAAAAAGCGGAGCTAGCTTATGAACAGCTTCCGTTTGACCATCCGCTCTGGATTTTGTACTCGTCCGGAACCACCGGTATCCCAAAAGCGATTGTACATCCGCAAGGCGGCATTATACTGCAGCATCTGACCACATTTTGCATTCAAAACGCACTGACCCCGGAGGACCGTTTCTTCTGGTTTACGACAACCGGCTGGATGATGTGGAACTATTTGGTCAGCACACTGCTGGTTGGCGCGACCGTAGTCCAGTATGACGGAAGCCCCGCTTATCCGGGTTCGCATGTTCTTTGGGAACTCGCTGAAAAATCAGGCATTACATTTATGGGAATCAGTCCCGCGTTTATCAGCATTTGCATGAAATCGGGCATCCGTCCTGGCGATCAGTATGATTTGAGCAAATTGAAAGGAATCGGCGTGACAGGCGCGCCGCTCACTTCCGACGGATTTCACTGGACCTATCAACACGTGAAAAAGGATTTGTGGCTGAACTCGACAAGCGGCGGCACCGACGTATGCACCGCTTTTGTCGGTGGAACTCCGTCGCTTCCGGTTCGGGCAGGCGAGATCCAATGCCGGGTGCTCGGCGTGAAGGCAGAAGCGTTTGATGATAACGGAAATTCCGTTGTGGATGAAGTGGGCGAACTGGTGATTACGCTGCCAATGCCGACAATGCCGGTCTATTTTTGGAACGATCCTGACGGAACGCGTTATCGGGAAAGTTACTTCGACATGTACCCCGGTTACTGGCGGCACGGTGACTGGATTAAAATCAAATCAGGCGGCGGCTGCGTCATTTACGGACGTTCCGACTCCACCATCAACCGGCAGGGCGTTCGGATGGGAACGAGTGAGATTTATCAGGCTGTTGAAGGTGTTGACGAAGTGATCGACAGTTTGGTGGTGGATCTGGAACATTTGGGCCGACAATCATTCCTACCCTGTTTTGTGGTGCTGAAAGAAGGCGTTTCCCTCACGGAAGAGTTGAAAAAAACAATCAAAGACCGGGTTCGCCAGTTTGTTTCACCGCGCCACGTTCCGGACGAAATCTATCAAGTTTCACAAATACCCCGAACATTAAACGGCAAGAAAATGGAAGTGCCAATCCGTAAAATCCTGCTCGGTTTTCCGATTGAAAAAGCGGTCAATCCCGACTCGATGGGAAATCCGGAATCGCTCCCGTTTTTTATCGAACTGGCGAGGACTCTGAACCACTAG
- the crcB gene encoding fluoride efflux transporter CrcB, with amino-acid sequence MKGEVAAVPYLIVGVGGILGALLRYLLGLYVHFWWQSPFPLGTLLTNLIGCVALAWITTRLLKPGSFQTWIRLGFGTGLIGSFTTFSTFSLETVELLKRDLWGVALLYVLLSLWGGLLMAWVGCRIARSQLQKRAKEAESA; translated from the coding sequence ATGAAAGGGGAGGTGGCCGCTGTGCCCTACTTGATTGTCGGAGTAGGAGGTATTTTGGGAGCATTGCTGCGTTACTTGCTGGGTCTCTACGTTCATTTTTGGTGGCAATCTCCGTTTCCTTTAGGGACGCTGTTGACCAACTTGATCGGGTGTGTGGCTCTGGCATGGATTACGACACGGCTTTTGAAACCGGGTTCCTTCCAGACATGGATTCGTCTTGGATTTGGAACAGGGCTGATTGGTTCGTTCACCACTTTTTCGACATTCAGTCTGGAGACGGTGGAGCTGTTAAAACGGGATCTATGGGGCGTTGCACTGCTTTATGTTCTATTGAGCTTATGGGGAGGACTCTTGATGGCTTGGGTCGGCTGCAGAATTGCCCGGTCCCAATTGCAAAAAAGGGCGAAGGAGGCGGAATCGGCATGA